ATCAAAttaacctccccctccccgcaaTACACACAAAACGAAGGCAACTTTGGTAGTTTTCCAGATTTTTTGTGTACACTAACAATATATTAAGTGTACTTTTAAGTTCTTTTCCAAATTCTGTTACTTTCTTGTAGTGTGGCTTTCCTATTGACTCTCATGTTGCCACACTGTTGATTTCATTTGtgaagaaacaaaaatggaatgTGATTATTGCTCATTTATAttgggggagggtgggaaactCTAGGAAATGACCCTGGACAACTTTGAAATGCACTAAAAATTTCAGCTTCCTACAACTTGCAGTGGTGGGGCTGGGTTACAGTTGAGCTAAACAGGCAAAAGTCTGAGGAGAATGGAAGTTTGGACAATTGTTAAATTATTATGATTCTGGGCACTAgaaagtttctttctttcaaacAGTGGAAGATGACCAACGCATCCACTGAGGATTATATCAAACCTATGTGTGTCTTGGTGAATAGTGGATCCAGGATAGGTGCAACACACTGTGCCCACTGAGGCAAATTCCCATCACCATTGCTACTGCCTCATCCCTCCTCCTTGACCTGCTAGTTTTTTCTGAAGACACCCTAAGGCAGATCAGGGTTGGAGGTAATCACTGCCTGAGCTAAGTGCCTTATTCTGCCTCATTATAGAACCAGCTCCAATTGTGAGTGCAATAAAATGATTGCTATATTAGGTGTTCCCAGTAAATGAAGTTAATATGAGCTCCAAAAATAGGCAAATGAGTCATTTCTATAGCACTGTAATGTTCAAATTTATTTAAAGCCTTTATCTCATTCCTCTCCAGAATGTGATTTTGATCGTTATTATTCCAAGTTCACAGAAAGCAAACTGAAAATTGCAATCAAGTGATTTGATGTTCAAGCAGGGCTACTGAACATAGGTTCCTCAGGTCAAATCCCAATGTACCACCCAGTAGACCACATTAGTTCTCTATTACATTGCTGTGTGCAGCAGGTGAATTTCATGGGCTATAGAGTGAGTTTATACAAGGTCTGTACAACGATCCCAGACTCCCATCATTCACTTTCTTACTGAACATGCagttttacatttaaaaatagaCCATATTTGATGCCGGAAAAGCAGCAATGCTGCTGTTCACAGACAAAGCTGCCTTTCAGAGTCATGACGGAGAATAATCCCAACGTGAGCTCTTCTTTGTTTGATAAAACAGGCACATAAATGAAAATGCTGGTCTCTTCAGCAACTCTGCTCCATAGAGGGTAGGGAAGGGGGCTTGATGATGAAAGTTTTTGGTGCACACAGATTCTATCAGTTAAACCTGTTCAGATCCATGGGACCCAACAGGACAAGAGAAATCAGTTTATATCTTAAGTGTTCTAGATTTTAGGTGGTAAGGGCCACTTATGGAGGACGATGAATTGCTTTCcaataaaaaaatgcttttattttcaCTGGTAAAGCGATACTGAAAAAAGAACATTCATATTTCTCCACAAAACATTTTGCATTTTCACAGCAGTGTTGTATATTCATGAACATGGTAAATCAGAAAACTTGTGATTACTTCTGTGCAATCTGTTTAGGTCACTCAGCCTTGGTATTAagagggtttttttggtgttttttttacaacTACAGAAGTGCGATTTTGAAAAGTGTTTTTAGAATcattatttaaatgtttaaaaatttaAAGACACAGATTTTATCTATTTTTTCGATGTTTCAGTGTTATTGATTAGTTCGTATTGATACAATTGTATTGAGGCCTAATAACAGCTGGAAGTTTGtttaatatcctggcttgttgTGAAGCTTGTAACCAGTTTCCCAGTTGGGATGTAATGGAAAGCTATGGTTAAGCTTGCTGGTTTAACTGGTTGGCTTGTGAAGGGAAGAGTTGAAGGGCTGTTGCATGGGACAAAAGAGTTGCCAATATCTTAGATTATAATTTATATTTGGGTTTATTTGGGGCAGAGCATTTGCCTACTTGCATATTAAAATCCCATGGTGCCATTCAGATGAACAGATTACAGCAGCCTTCTCCTCCGACTGGATTTTCCCTTGGGAAATGCTCTAACTCTTGGCTTTCAGCAGTGTTCCATGTGCATGCATTCTATTACAGAGAGCAAAGAATGTTTATGACAGAAACGAAGATTTCAAGAATTATTATCAAGACATCTCCAAAACCAGAATGCAATCTAGACTAGATATTAAAAGGGCCAGCAAATTTTTGTTGTGATTGATGACATCTATGCTATAAACAACTTCACAATGGTTGTGAGCCTCTATTTTCAAAGAAAAACAAGGAAATGCACTTGGGAAAGTTTGACAGTGTAGTCAATCTTTAATTTCAAAGCCCCATATTTAGTCCTGTTTCTCAAGTACTTTCCCCTTTTTCAGACACTGCTTTCTTCTTTTGTGTAAAGGCAAAGCCAATTCTGTGAGGTTCTGACAGCCCACTCTGAAAACCCCATTCATCTTTACAACAACCTATTAAGACAGGGGTGGCGAACTAGATCCAGCCAGGAGGGCAGATCCTAGGTTCTCCCAAATCCAGGCTACCACTTTGACAGTCAGGTGATAAATTATTCCTCTGTGGTGTGGCAAGTCGCActagaaaagaaaacccaagcTAAGTGAGCCTTGAAGCTACAGCCTATAAAATGACAGGCGGTGACTTTAGCCCTGCTTTCAACAGGCGTCCTTCCTAAGGAACTCAGAAGCACAGCCAGTCCCAGTAGGTTTACTCTCACCACAGATCAGAAGTGACAGCAAACCTCCTTTCCCAATACACAACCAGGAGTTCACTTTAAGGCTCCCAACTGCGCATTAGCAGCTGCGTCTctacctgccccacatctgaAATTAGGTCTgaaggctggaggttccccacctgaTTTAAGATAATGCATTTATCCAACTGCAAATACAGATGTGAAATTGAGGCTGAAAAGGGAGCGTAACGCAACTTACAATTATTGATTTAAGCAGATAATCAGGCTGCGAGACttttaaacaaaccacaaagAGCTGACAGATTTACCCCTTTTCAAGTCTAATCTGTGCAGTACACAGACTCCCTCACCCACCTTAACCTGTCATATATAAATACACCCACTTCTCATGTATGCTAGCCAATGTGCACATAAAGCCCAGCACTGTACAAGAGGTTTGCACTTCACCCGGGTATTCGATTTCTGGTTTGCGAAGGCCGGCAGCCAAATGTAGAAACCAGGAAAGCTATGCATTCAAGGGCTCCCCCCCTGCTGCCTTCACCGTGTATAAATCGGGCCTTTCTTCAAACCagccatgataataataataataataataataataataataataataataataataataataataatttattatttataccccgcccatctggctgagtttccccagccactctgggcggctcccaatcaagtgttaaaaacaatacagcgttacatattaaaaacttccctgaactttaCTTAATGATCACCCCGGGACACCTTGAATAAAATCTCCAAATAAATTGCACGACAGCACATTTTCTTTTCAGATAGAAGtaggtgcattaaaaaaaacaacagcaagcaaTCGGCATAAAATGAGATTACACAGGAGTCAAAAACAACCGGCAGATAGATCTGCAGAGTCCCTTTTGTTAACCGGAATCCTAGTTGCTGGAGAAGCCCGCCGGGTGCCGTCCCTTAAGGCGCCTCCGGTGACCCAGACGCTACCGAGCACTCCCAGCTGAAAGGGAGCCGCTGTCGCCCTacgggcgtagccaaggggggggggcgggtgggacagggaggggcagctgccccatccCTAAATCCATAAAAATAtgtagctaactgaggttctgcttccaccccccaacaaaaatcttgCCTACGCCCCTGCTTCGCCCTCCTCTCAACCTTTGCACGCTTCGCCTCTTCAGCTCCGTCCTGCAGATCTCCAAAGCCTCGCCTCTATAGGACTCGCGCAAGTTTAATACCGGAGATGCAGATTATGTGAGCGGCTCTATTTGCTATCTCTATAGCCCCCTCTTGACCCTCCCAGCTATAAACATGTATAGATCTATACATATATATAGCATGTATAGTTGTCTCTATATATTTAGACCCTAGTTTGCCTTTCTTCTCCTGGGTTGCAAATGAGAGTTACCCATAGAAAACAACGGAatgctctctctatatataaaaaaaatatatattaaaaaaaacccttttctgtGATATTTGCTATTGGGCAGAAGCGTGTCCCGCTTTtctgaaggcagcagcagcagtagcagcagcagcagcagcagcagcataggcAGTTCATGCTTTCCCCCAGCAGGTTAGATCTACAGTAAtttcgttttattttattttaggtggTTGGGGAAGCCACCTAAAGAAACCGGGAAGTTCCATCTACAGAAAAGGCGACGAGCTATTCTTCTCATTTCCTATCTCTATGTCCTATGACTCCGTGGCCCCTCCTCCCCGGTCGTGGCGCCCGGGAATGAGGCAGcggaaagggggcggggccaAGCCGAGCCGCTCTGAGCTGACGCTCGCGAGCCCGCCTGAGTAAGGGGAGAAGTGGCCGTTGggacttggggagggggagaggttgagtgtgagagagagacgcATCTCTCCCCTTCGGGAGGGTTTTCTCTTCACTATGAGCTTCCTGATTGACTCCAGCATCATGGTCGTATCTCAGGTAACGAGGCCCtcgctctttccctctttctcccccccccccatgcagccaCAGctatgttacccccccccccccgaaaaaggaGTTGGAACTTCCTAGTCTCCTCATCCCACTTAAGCACGGCAGAACGAGGCGATAGGAAGGTGGACGGGACCACTTCcggctgcaggtggaggaggatGGACTGTACCATTTTTGAaagtgggctggggggggggagagacccacattttccagtgcttCAGTATGctaaacaagaaaaaagagagacaaaCCCGGTGGCACAGAAGGGATTGGGCTGGGTTGCAACTTCTCTGCTTGCAGAGTTTTCTCTTCCCAGGTTTTTCACCTGCAGGAACCTCCAGGAGCAATGACATTTACCTGTACTCTGAAGTAGTGCACCTGTTCTGCCAGCTCATTGTGCAGCATCTGTAGACTAGGCCTCTGCCAGCTGTGCCAAAATAGAGTGGGAGGTGGGCTAGGGCCCTCCCACCTTATCATGTGGCaagctctctctctgtctctccctccctgccaactGCAATCTTTCAACTTGTTTCCCATGTTTCTTAAAGGGGATGCTGCACTTCAGAAGTGGCTTATGGGGCCCATTTTTATCCATGGCTCTTCAGATTGCTCGTGGGGTTCTTGGCATACTTGGTTTGTgggattattattaattaaactgCCTACTTGCTTGTTACACCAAAGGCGTCTAAGGGAGTTGCAacttaaaaacataagaaaaagtAAAAGCACATTGTAGCCTACCCATTTACACAAAAACACATGTGGGTCATGAGCACAGGAAATTCCTTTGTAAGGATGACCATGTTTATATTTTATATCTTGGGTGTGTCAGGGTGGATTACagtactttaaaataaacatttacaaataGTTCAAAACTCAAGTACTTATGGCCAGACTTTTGTTAGTTTTTTGAAGGATGTTGAAACATAGATGTTTATAATCAGCATTTTCTTAAGTTGTATGCTGGACTTTTAAACTGCTGCTATGCTTTAGTTGgataatatatgtattttaaaaactgttttatggTGTTGTTATGCAAGCCACTTTGGAAGAGGTTTGTCTTGAAAGGTGGCATAAACAAATACAATAGGATTGCATTGTCAGTGTTCTCATGACACATACTTCCAGAAGTTCAAAACCTTGGATAAAAAGTATATTGACTCCCACTATCTTCTGTTTTTAATGTGCCAGAACAAATAGATGAAGTATTGCTGCTATCTTCTCATGTGGCATGGCTTCAGTGTTTGAAACTTCCATTGTTcaaggtgcattttgcaacacagaatttcattagcgcgagcagtttcttatctctgggtgcagtactatgcctgagatttcagattaaaactgtagagtggaaggaaaggagaaaccTTTTCTGCCTCTCCAtgtccagctactctctgaagactggagaagagaccctcttaagaatattacgggggtgggcaggggaaggacactagaccatgtgaaaaatgaacacctgcagttcattttcagctttgtattcttgttataaaaaagcgcacctagacattccgttgttgcacctAGGTTTAATGTGCTATTTAGCTACtagttttcatatctcagtttctaacactgcatggCTTCATATTTTcgaaatctctccccccctcctacTGTTTATTTGTTCTAGGAAGAAACAAATCCCAATCTAGTTAcaccacagttaaaaacaacttttattttgGTGTATCAAGTATCTCACTTTGAAAGCAGCAATATACCTGCATGTACTAAGAAATTTTAAGATTTCAGAATTTTGAAACTGCAAAATTTGAGATCGTTAACTGCCCTTCTGTCCCTCTGCAGGTGCTATTCTTTGGATTTGGATGGCTGTTCTTCATGCGTCGGCTCTTCAAAGATTATGAGGTGGGGACCATCAACTGTAACTTTATTGTGACCTGAAAGTGAAGCTGCCAATATAGGAAAATATAAAGTTGAGTTCAAATAATTTAGGAAACAATCCTGAAGCAGATGTCAGTGGATCTGCAGGATCCTTAGCATCCTTGTTCTCCTGAAATGTCCCCAAACTGGCTGCAAAATTCTGCCAGCCCTGGATTTATTCTCTCCTATGGTGGTCAATGAGGGAAACCTTACAGAAACTGACCAGGacaggaaaaataagaaaaagccTTTCCCTCCACCTTCTGCCCTGGCTGGCAGTTTCTCTGCTGGGAATCTCACTCCTTCAGATTGTTATACCATCTTATACCTGCTTAGCTGAGAAGATGCCCTCTTGAACTCAGGGGCTTACTTAGGAAGCCACCTTATACCAAGTTGGAGCAgttgtccatccagctcagtattgtcttcactgacttgcctcagctctccaagatttcagtcaGGGCGTTgtttccagccctacttggagaggcTGGGGATTGAAAGTAGATGTTCCATATTCAAAGCAGATGATCTACACCAAGCTATGGTccatgcttacttctgagtaggtttGCATATTGGCTAGCTCCCTAGGGGAACCTTTGACCATCCAGATGTTAACAaaggacaactcccatcagcctcagcaggcATGGAcagtagttagggatgatgggagttgtagttcagcaagaacTGGAGGTCCAAAGGCCATAAACCTAAGCACATTCACTTGAGTGAAAACCTCATTGAGACATAGTTGTGAGTAGTTATGCATTGGAATGGACTTTAGGACTCCTTACTGTTATGTTTGTTTGATCAGTTGGATCAAAACACAGTTTAGAGTTAATTTgcttacaattttaaaaagattttctgCATTTAATCAGATGTCAGAGAAAATAGTTACAGAAGGTGAGATAATTATCTGTTAACCTATCAATAAAGGCTTATTTGAGAACTTGGGTATAGGTCCCATTGTATGTTTACATCTTAAAGCACCGACATATTCTTTCCACTCAGAAATGAATGTCAAATACTTTGCTTGTGGAAGTGACTTCTGTTTCTGCTCTACTGGCTTTATTACAGGTGCGGCAGTATGTTGTACAGGTTGTCTTCTCTGTCACCTTTGCGTTTTCCTGCACCATGTTTGAACTTATCATTTTTGAGATACTAGGGGTCCTAAACAGCAGGTAAGCATAGCAGCTAATGTTAGAATATTTCAGACAGGACTGTCACCTTAATGCCTTTGATGGGCTCATTTATTTGTTTCGTTCTGGTCCTGTCAAGCTATAAATGATTAAGaatgattttaaaaattcctCTGTGGTGATGATCTGGTAGTGAACAGCCCTTCTCTTATTTTTCAGCTCTAGGTATTTTCACTGGAAGTTGAACCTCTGTGTGATTTTGCTTGTCCTTGTATTCATGGTTCCCTTTTACATCGGCTACTTTGTTGTGAGCAACATCCGATTGTGTAAGTTTTCATGTACCTCGAAAGGCTGTAGTAACCCAAGCGCTTTAGGTTGCCAGCCAAAGTAACACTTGTCATTCCAAATAGATAACGACCTTAATAATTTTTGACTTTCTTTGTTATTAATTTTAGTGCACAGACACAGACTGCTTTTTGCCTGTGTTGTCTGGTTGACATTCATGTATTTCTTCTGGAAACTGGGGGATCCATTTCCTATCCTCAGTCCAAAACATGGTGAGTTTCATACAACATTTCAGTTCATTGTCTTCTGCTTATGAGCTCCCTGAAATGATTCACTGTGTACATAGCATACCTGGCTATTTATGCTTGATCTGTGCTCACAAAAGGGACCCTCATGTTTAATGGTATTCTGGGGAAAAGTCAGGATCTTTGAATTAATGAGTGGTTTTTGTTGACACTTGATAGCTCAGATACTCATACCACACAATCCAGTGCATATTTCCTCATAGGTTTCTTTCTTAGACTGCTGTTCTAactgtttactcaaaagtaagacctgttgaattcagtagggcttacttccaggtaggtagggttaggactgcagccttggatGCTTTCTTATGTCACCTGGATCTTTATTAGATCTCTAAAGTTGCAACAGACATCTGCAATCACATGCTCGTTTTGTAAAAATAGTAAGTCCCGAGGAAATCCTGAcctataaaatttattatttctacaaaGAATTTTTCAGCACATGGTGTGTCCTTCAGAAATTGAGTATTCCTGTATTCCTTTGTGTATGAGACGGGACAACAGTTTTTCTAGTATCCTTACAGAAGAGTACTCACATCTCTTTGAAATTATGCCAGTAGATGATAAATAACTGAAGTTATGCTAGGAATTTTAGAACAAAATGATTTGTGCAAATGTAACTGTAGtgcttttctgcttttctgtATTCTCGAGAACATAGTGACAGAATTAactaaatattttcttttctgttaGGAATTCTATCCATAGAACAACTCATCAGTCGAGTGGGAGTGATTGGGGTGACCCTCATGGCTCTACTTTCGGGGTTTGGTGCAGTCAATTGCCCATACACTTATATGTCTTATTTTCtcaggtaaatggtgtttcctgaTTTTTGTTTCCTTCAGCACCAAGTTTTCAGAAATGCCTCCTCAGAGTTGGTAGTTCCACCCCCATCTCCTCTGTGGGATGCTGATTCTAGCATTATATGTGCAGTCTTATTATTGGCCCTATCTAgaatatgagtacagtggtatcttgggttacagacgcttcgggttatgcGTTTTCAAGTTGCGCACcgcaccaaacctggaagtaccagaacgggttactttcgGATTTTGGTGCTCACGCatacgcagaagtgctaaatcgcgctttgcgcatgtgcagaagtgcaacCCACACGTGTGCAGACGctgcactgcgggttgcgaatgtgcctcctgcacggatcacgttcacaacccaaggttccactgtattatgctCCACTGGAACTGGGTTAAGAGGAGTGGCTCAAAATTGGGGAAGCTTTGGGTTGGACATTACTGTTACTGGAAGTCAGAACCATATCAACAGGTTTGTATGGGTGTCTGTTACAGGAACGTGACAGATGCAGACATTCTAGCTCTGGAGCGTCGTCTCCTTCAAACCATGGACATGATCATCAGCAAGAAGAAAAGGTGAGACCAACTACAGCAGGAAATCCTTTTACTTCTTTTGAAGTAACTTCATCACAGAAACTTGCCAGTGGATGGATGATTTCTATTGTTTAGAGGATCAGAGAATAAAAGAGCTAAAATAGTtacaaaactgatgaactggaTGGAAtgagtttgtttaaaatattcttATACtagctctttattttttttaaaaacaccacatGCGGAGGTTAACAAAAATACAACTTACTAAAATTGTGATAAAGCAAAAATATAAGAGctctacaaaaataaaaaccaatataAAGCAACCCATAGCAGATATTACAAGGTCACAGGAGGTAGATATTGAAGGCCTGCAAAGGCCTGGGTGAAAAAGTCAGAGAAAAGCAATCACAGAATGAACATAATTGGTCGCTGCTTGCCTTTTACAAGAGAGGTGATGATTCCACAAGTGGGTTCCTCTCCTGACAAAGGGCTTCCATTGTGGCCAATTTGGTCCCCAAACCATGCTGAAATGACTCATATCAATTTCTTCCAAGAGTGCCTTGAGCTGAGCTGCCACCACCCTTGTGTTGTGCCATTAGATGTGAATTAGATGCCACAGGAAGGGGAGTCAACTGAAGTGGCCTCTATGTTGTGCCTGTTTCATATGCTCCATGAGGCACCCAAGTTTTGATTTTCATGGGTAGAACTGCCAACTACATCAGTAATACTGATCATGTTTTCAGTAAAGAAGTTTCTATGTTATATTATGATGAATTGTTTGAGGATGACATGAGCTGCCTTGAAAGGGTTAGCTCTGATAGCATATAAATGATGACATAAGTAAAATAAACGTAAACTTTGTAAACTAATGCTGTTACTTTAATGGCTGAAGTCTGCAGAAAAGCTTTGTATTATCTTTATTACCTAGGAGCAAAATAATGTAAATTCTTTTATCAGTAGTACCTAATTGTGGAGGCCTCCTGACTCTCACCTAATGACATGGAAGTCAGCTACTGATATTGCTTAGGAAATGCATGATTACCACTTTCCTGAATTGTGTTAATATACACTTTTTCAAAAGTTTGTCTGTTACGTTGACAGCAACGTTTTGAATTCCAGATTTTGAAAAATCTAAACTTTGAAATGTGATGATTTGTTTTTGGTTCTAGTTTGTATCTCTCTTTTTTAGCACTTGACTTTTCCTCCCAATCAGGATAGCGATGGTTCACAGAAACATGTTCCAGAGAGGGGAAGTTAACAACAAGCCCACTGGTTTCTGGGGGATGATAAAAAGCGTGGCATCATCTTCACCAGGCAGCGAAAGTATCCT
The sequence above is a segment of the Podarcis muralis chromosome 4, rPodMur119.hap1.1, whole genome shotgun sequence genome. Coding sequences within it:
- the GPR89B gene encoding Golgi pH regulator B isoform X3, encoding MSFLIDSSIMVVSQVLFFGFGWLFFMRRLFKDYEVRQYVVQVVFSVTFAFSCTMFELIIFEILGVLNSSSRYFHWKLNLCVILLVLVFMVPFYIGYFVVSNIRLLHRHRLLFACVVWLTFMYFFWKLGDPFPILSPKHGILSIEQLISRVGVIGVTLMALLSGFGAVNCPYTYMSYFLRNVTDADILALERRLLQTMDMIISKKKRIAMVHRNMFQRGEVNNKPTGFWGMIKSVASSSPGSENLAVIQQEVDALEELSQQLFLETADLHATKATINIVFDRVGKTDPVTRGIEITVNYLGIQFDVKFWSQHISFILVGIIIVTSIRGLLITLTKFFYAISSSKSSNVIVLLLAQIMGMYFVSSVLLIRMSMPPEYRTIITEVLGELQFNFYHRWFDVIFLVSALSSILFLYLAHKQAPEKHMAL
- the GPR89B gene encoding Golgi pH regulator B isoform X1 — encoded protein: MSFLIDSSIMVVSQVLFFGFGWLFFMRRLFKDYEVRQYVVQVVFSVTFAFSCTMFELIIFEILGVLNSSSRYFHWKLNLCVILLVLVFMVPFYIGYFVVSNIRLLHRHRLLFACVVWLTFMYFFWKLGDPFPILSPKHGILSIEQLISRVGVIGVTLMALLSGFGAVNCPYTYMSYFLRNVTDADILALERRLLQTMDMIISKKKRIAMVHRNMFQRGEVNNKPTGFWGMIKSVASSSPGSENLAVIQQEVDALEELSQQLFLETADLHATKERIEYSKTFQGKYFNFLGYFFSIYCVWKIFMATINIVFDRVGKTDPVTRGIEITVNYLGIQFDVKFWSQHISFILVGIIIVTSIRGLLITLTKFFYAISSSKSSNVIVLLLAQIMGMYFVSSVLLIRMSMPPEYRTIITEVLGELQFNFYHRWFDVIFLVSALSSILFLYLAHKQAPEKHMAL
- the GPR89B gene encoding Golgi pH regulator B isoform X2; the protein is MRRLFKDYEVRQYVVQVVFSVTFAFSCTMFELIIFEILGVLNSSSRYFHWKLNLCVILLVLVFMVPFYIGYFVVSNIRLLHRHRLLFACVVWLTFMYFFWKLGDPFPILSPKHGILSIEQLISRVGVIGVTLMALLSGFGAVNCPYTYMSYFLRNVTDADILALERRLLQTMDMIISKKKRIAMVHRNMFQRGEVNNKPTGFWGMIKSVASSSPGSENLAVIQQEVDALEELSQQLFLETADLHATKERIEYSKTFQGKYFNFLGYFFSIYCVWKIFMATINIVFDRVGKTDPVTRGIEITVNYLGIQFDVKFWSQHISFILVGIIIVTSIRGLLITLTKFFYAISSSKSSNVIVLLLAQIMGMYFVSSVLLIRMSMPPEYRTIITEVLGELQFNFYHRWFDVIFLVSALSSILFLYLAHKQAPEKHMAL